A genome region from Lucilia cuprina isolate Lc7/37 chromosome 3, ASM2204524v1, whole genome shotgun sequence includes the following:
- the LOC111685556 gene encoding general odorant-binding protein 28a-like has translation MAKFYITLTVFCIFGAILIKGFDKKEAIAGFMAKMDDCKAEVGAKDVDVEELVGKKPASSMEGKCLRSCLMKKYEVMDNNGKFVKEVALSHAEKYTDGVEDKMKIAQEIIDACSGIDVPDDHCEAAEKYGKCFKDESLAHGLKDKLDF, from the exons atggcaaaattttatataacattgACAGTATTCTGTATTTTTGGAGCTATTTTGATTAAAGGATTTGATAAGAAAGAAGCTATAGCCGGATTTATGGCTAAAATGGATGATTGTAAAGCTGAAGTTGGAGCCAAGGATG TTGATGTTGAAGAATTAGTGGGTAAAAAACCTGCCTCGTCCATGGAGGGAAAATGTTTACGCTCCTGTCTCATGAAGAAATATGAAGTG ATGGATAATAATggtaaatttgttaaagaagTTGCTTTATCACATGCTGAAAAATATACCGATGGTGTCGAGgataaaatgaaaattgctCAAGAAATAATTGATGCTTGCAGTGGCATTGATGTTCCTGATGATCACTGTGAAGCTGCCGAAAAGTATGGAAAATGCTTTAAAGATGAGTCTCTTGCTCATGGCCTTAAagataaattagatttttaa
- the LOC111685554 gene encoding DNA-directed RNA polymerases I, II, and III subunit RPABC1, whose product MDDEAETYKLWRIRKTIMQLSHDRGYLVTQDELDQTLEQFKEMFGDKPSEKRPARSDLIVLVAHNDDPTDQMFVFFPDEPKIGIKTIKTYCTRMQEENIHRAIVVVQAGMTPSAKQSLVDMAPKYILEQFLESELLINITEHELVPEHVVMTPEEKQELLARYKLKENMLMRIQAGDPVARYFGLKRGQVVKIIRSSETAGRYISYRLVC is encoded by the coding sequence atgGATGATGAAGCTGAAACCTACAAACTTTGGCGTATACGTAAAACAATTATGCAGCTGAGCCACGACCGTGGTTATTTGGTGACACAAGATGAATTGGATCAAACATTGGAACAATTCAAAGAAATGTTCGGTGACAAGCCCAGTGAAAAGAGGCCAGCACGTTCGGATCTAATTGTTCTAGTTGCCCACAACGATGATCCCACAGATCAAATGTTTGTCTTCTTTCCCGACGAGCCTAAGATTGGTATTAAAACTATTAAGACTTATTGTACCCGTATGCAGGAGGAAAATATACACCGTGCAATTGTGGTGGTACAGGCCGGCATGACACCATCCGCCAAACAATCTTTAGTTGATATGGCACCTAAATATATCTTAGAACAATTTCTAGAATCTGAACTATTGATTAATATTACGGAACATGAATTGGTACCCGAACATGTGGTAATGACGCCCGAGGAAAAACAAGAATTGTTGGCACGTTATAAACTAAAAGAGAACATGTTGATGAGAATTCAAGCTGGTGATCCAGTGGCTAgatattttggtttaaaacgTGGACAAGTTGTAAAGATTATTCGTTCATCAGAAACTGCTGGTCGCTATATATCTTATCGTTTGGTGTGCTGA
- the LOC111685558 gene encoding general odorant-binding protein 28a-like, with protein sequence MAKLFVILTVFCIFGGVLVKGFDKKAAVEAFLAKTDDCKAEVGAKDSDVEELVGKKAASTMEGKCLRSCIMKKYEVMDNNGKFLKDIALTHAHKYTDGSEERMKIASEIIDNCSSIDVADDHCEAAEQYGKCFSDQAKAHNIKDDFDY encoded by the exons atggcaaaactctttgtaattttgacagttttctgTATTTTTGGAGGTGTTTTAGTTAAAGGATTTGATAAAAAGGCAGCTGTGGAAGCATTTCTGGCAAAAACGGATGACTGCAAAGCTGAAGTAGGAGCCAAAGATT cCGATGTTGAGGAATTAGTTGGCAAGAAAGCTGCCTCTACTATGGAAGGCAAATGTTTACGTTCTTGTATAATGAAGAAATATGAAGTA ATGGACAATAATGGAAAATTCCTTAAAGATATAGCCTTAACACATGCTCACAAATACACTGATGGCTCTGAGGAAAGAATGAAAATTGCTAGTGAAATAATTGATAACTGTAGTAGCATTGACGTCGCAGATGATCATTGTGAAGCTGCCGAACAATATGGAAAATGTTTCAGTGATCAAGCTAAGGCTCATAATATAAAAGATgattttgattattaa
- the LOC111685557 gene encoding general odorant-binding protein 28a-like — MAKLFVILAVFCIFGAVLVRGFDKKAAVQAFMAKMDECKAEVGANDSDVEELVGKKAASTMEGKCLRSCLMKKYEVMDNNGKFLKDVALTHAHKYTDGSEERMKIANEIIDNCSSIDVSDDHCEAAEQYGKCFSDQAKAHNIKDDFDY; from the exons ATGGcaaaactttttgtaattttggcAGTTTTCTGTATTTTTGGTGCTGTTTTAGTTAGAGGATTTGATAAAAAAGCAGCTGTGCAGGCATTTATGGCTAAAATGGATGAATGCAAAGCTGAAGTTGGAGCTAACGATT CTGATGTCGAGGAATTAGTTGGCAAGAAAGCGGCCTCTACTATGGAAGGCAAATGTTTACGTTCTTGTCTTATGAAGAAATATGAAGTA ATGGACAATAATGGAAAATTCCTTAAAGATGTAGCCTTAACACATGCTCACAAATACACCGATGGCTCTGAGGAAAGAATGAAAATTGCTAATGAAATAATTGATAACTGTAGTAGCATTGACGTCTCAGATGATCATTGTGAAGCTGCCGAACAATATGGAAAATGTTTCAGTGATCAAGCTAAGGCTCATAACATTAAGGATGATTttgattattaa